One window of Xanthomonas sp. 10-10 genomic DNA carries:
- the clpS gene encoding ATP-dependent Clp protease adapter ClpS: MPRKTSHEHDHGLTVEASKPEVAPPPRYQVLLLNDDYTPMDFVVTVLQQFFNLDLERATQVMLHVHTRGRGVCGVYSREVAESKVAQVNEFSRMNQHPLLCTMEQA; encoded by the coding sequence ATGCCTCGGAAGACCTCTCACGAACACGATCATGGCCTCACGGTCGAAGCCAGCAAGCCTGAAGTGGCGCCACCGCCGCGTTACCAGGTGCTGCTGCTGAACGACGACTACACCCCGATGGACTTCGTGGTGACCGTGCTGCAGCAGTTTTTCAACCTCGATCTGGAGCGGGCCACCCAGGTCATGCTGCATGTCCATACCCGCGGGCGCGGGGTCTGCGGGGTCTACAGCCGCGAAGTGGCCGAGTCCAAGGTGGCGCAGGTCAACGAATTTTCGCGCATGAACCAGCACCCGCTGCTGTGCACGATGGAACAGGCCTGA
- the trxB gene encoding thioredoxin-disulfide reductase has product MSASSASPAKHSRLLILGSGPAGWTAAVYAARANLKPVVITGLQQGGQLMTTTEVDNWPGDPHGLMGPDLMNRMQAHAERFETEVIFDHIHTADLSQRPFRLTGDGAEYTCDALIIATGATAKYLGIPSEEAFKGRGVSACATCDGFFYKDQDVVVVGGGNTAVEEALYLSNIARKVYLVHRRDTLRAEKIMQDKLFAKVAAGKIETVWHHAIEEVLGNDAGVTGVRVKSTVDGSTRDIDAHGFFVAIGHHPNTQLFDGQLAMNNGYLEIRSGLNGAATETSVAGVFAAGDVADQHYRQAITSAGFGCMAALDAERYLDKSA; this is encoded by the coding sequence ATGAGCGCCTCATCTGCCAGTCCCGCCAAGCATTCCCGCCTGCTGATCCTGGGCTCCGGCCCGGCCGGCTGGACCGCCGCGGTCTACGCCGCCCGCGCCAACCTCAAGCCGGTGGTGATCACCGGCCTACAGCAAGGCGGCCAGCTGATGACCACCACCGAGGTGGACAATTGGCCGGGCGATCCCCACGGCCTGATGGGCCCGGACCTGATGAATCGCATGCAGGCGCACGCCGAGCGCTTCGAGACCGAGGTGATCTTCGACCACATCCATACCGCCGATCTGTCGCAGCGCCCGTTCCGGCTGACCGGCGATGGCGCCGAGTACACCTGCGACGCGCTGATCATCGCCACTGGCGCCACCGCCAAGTATCTGGGCATCCCCAGCGAGGAAGCCTTCAAGGGCCGCGGCGTGTCTGCCTGCGCCACCTGCGACGGGTTCTTCTACAAGGACCAGGACGTGGTGGTGGTCGGTGGCGGAAACACCGCGGTCGAAGAGGCGCTGTACCTGTCCAACATCGCCCGCAAGGTCTACCTGGTGCACCGCCGCGACACCCTGCGCGCGGAAAAGATCATGCAGGACAAGCTGTTCGCCAAGGTCGCCGCCGGCAAGATCGAAACCGTCTGGCACCACGCCATCGAGGAAGTACTGGGCAACGATGCCGGCGTGACCGGCGTGCGGGTCAAGTCCACCGTCGACGGCAGCACCCGCGACATCGACGCGCACGGCTTCTTCGTCGCCATCGGCCACCACCCCAATACGCAACTGTTCGACGGCCAGCTGGCCATGAACAACGGCTACCTGGAAATCCGCTCCGGCCTGAACGGCGCAGCGACCGAGACCTCGGTGGCCGGCGTATTCGCGGCCGGCGACGTCGCCGACCAGCACTACCGCCAGGCCATCACCTCGGCCGGCTTCGGCTGCATGGCCGCGCTGGATGCCGAGCGTTACCTCGACAAGAGCGCCTGA
- a CDS encoding NUDIX hydrolase: MSTSEQRWHPDVTVATVVVRDGRLLQVEETIAGRLLLNQPAGHLEPNESLLDAAVRETLEETGWDVRLTHFIGTYQWVAPSGQCFLRFAFVGEAVTHHPERSLDTGVVRALWMTPDELREATDRLRSPLVWEVVADFLAGQRHPLALVRHVA; encoded by the coding sequence ATGAGCACTTCCGAACAGCGCTGGCACCCGGATGTCACCGTGGCCACCGTGGTGGTGCGCGATGGGCGCTTGCTGCAGGTTGAAGAGACCATCGCAGGCAGGCTGTTGCTGAACCAGCCTGCAGGCCACCTGGAGCCGAACGAAAGCCTGCTGGACGCGGCGGTGCGCGAGACCCTGGAAGAGACCGGCTGGGACGTGCGGCTGACCCACTTCATCGGCACCTACCAGTGGGTGGCACCAAGCGGCCAGTGCTTCCTGCGCTTCGCGTTCGTTGGCGAGGCGGTGACCCATCACCCGGAGCGCAGCCTGGATACCGGCGTGGTGCGTGCGCTGTGGATGACCCCGGATGAGTTGCGCGAGGCGACCGATCGGCTGCGCAGTCCATTGGTGTGGGAAGTGGTGGCCGACTTCCTGGCCGGGCAGCGTCACCCGCTGGCCTTGGTGCGGCACGTCGCATGA
- the mnmA gene encoding tRNA 2-thiouridine(34) synthase MnmA, with amino-acid sequence MSTPRIVVGVSGGVDSSVAAWKLAQQGEPIAGLFMQNWADDGSGDCRAEDDRRDAVAVCGVLGIPFHFRDFSGEYWSGVFEHFLAEYAAGRTPNPDVLCNREVKFKHFLDAAQALGAERIATGHYAQVAHRGGRWRLLRGADRGKDQSYFLHQLGQTQLAATLFPIGDLEKSTLRRIAQDAGLPTHAKKDSTGICFIGERDFREFLGRYLPARSGEIRDPQGQRIADHPGVFYFTLGQREGLNIGGVRGRAAAPWYVVGKDVASNVLYVDQDRDSPLLQSCWLQSEQAHWVTGAPPARRFSCTAQTRYRQPDEPCTVDVQDDGSVQVRFERPQRAVTPGQSLVLYDGEECLGGAVIAATDAPLERQLAGSSFPLEGVA; translated from the coding sequence ATGAGTACGCCGCGCATCGTGGTGGGCGTCTCGGGCGGCGTGGATTCGTCGGTGGCGGCGTGGAAACTGGCGCAGCAAGGCGAGCCGATCGCCGGGTTGTTCATGCAGAACTGGGCCGACGACGGCAGTGGCGATTGCCGCGCCGAAGACGACCGGCGCGATGCGGTGGCGGTCTGCGGGGTGCTGGGTATCCCGTTCCACTTTCGCGATTTTTCCGGCGAATACTGGAGCGGCGTATTCGAGCATTTCCTGGCCGAATACGCGGCCGGGCGCACGCCGAACCCGGACGTGCTGTGCAACCGCGAGGTCAAGTTCAAGCACTTTCTGGATGCGGCCCAGGCGCTGGGCGCCGAGCGCATCGCCACCGGCCACTATGCGCAGGTGGCGCATCGCGGCGGTCGCTGGCGCCTGCTGCGCGGTGCCGACCGCGGCAAGGACCAGAGCTATTTCCTGCATCAACTGGGGCAGACCCAGCTGGCTGCCACCTTGTTCCCGATCGGTGATCTGGAAAAGAGCACGTTGCGCCGCATCGCCCAGGACGCTGGCCTGCCAACCCACGCCAAGAAGGATTCCACCGGGATCTGCTTTATCGGCGAGCGCGACTTCCGCGAATTTCTGGGGCGCTACCTGCCCGCCCGCAGCGGCGAGATCCGCGACCCGCAGGGGCAACGCATCGCCGACCATCCGGGGGTGTTCTATTTCACCCTGGGTCAGCGCGAAGGCCTGAACATCGGCGGCGTGCGTGGCCGGGCGGCAGCGCCCTGGTACGTGGTCGGCAAGGATGTGGCCAGCAACGTGCTGTACGTGGACCAGGACCGCGACAGCCCTTTGCTGCAATCGTGCTGGCTGCAATCCGAGCAGGCTCACTGGGTGACCGGTGCACCGCCTGCGCGCCGCTTCAGCTGCACTGCGCAGACCCGCTATCGGCAGCCGGACGAGCCGTGCACGGTGGATGTGCAGGACGACGGCAGCGTGCAGGTACGCTTCGAGCGGCCGCAGCGGGCGGTGACGCCCGGGCAATCGCTGGTGTTGTACGACGGCGAGGAATGCCTGGGCGGTGCGGTCATTGCCGCCACCGATGCGCCGCTGGAGCGCCAGCTGGCGGGATCTTCTTTTCCTCTTGAGGGTGTGGCTTGA
- the infA gene encoding translation initiation factor IF-1, whose amino-acid sequence MSKDDSIEFEGSVSETLPNTTFRVKLENGHEIIAHISGRMRKNYIRILTGDRVKVEMTPYDLTKGRITYRMK is encoded by the coding sequence ATGTCGAAAGACGACTCCATTGAATTCGAAGGCAGCGTCAGCGAGACGCTTCCCAACACCACGTTCCGGGTCAAGCTGGAAAACGGGCATGAGATCATCGCCCATATCTCCGGCCGTATGCGCAAGAACTACATCCGCATCCTGACCGGCGACCGGGTCAAAGTTGAGATGACTCCCTACGACCTGACCAAGGGTCGTATTACCTACCGCATGAAGTAA
- a CDS encoding methyl-accepting chemotaxis protein — MYSRPLIRLAAPLALTLLFPFAVGFDWPASVRWAILATMTLSWLVFAAWVTYSQFRRNPDQTRILREQDQLLNELRTFVSNEVDGSRSEVERARELIRQAVSGLGGSFEAMNRKSRQQSQALARIVDRAGDDGSAGVDVARFAQHASSRMEQLVEALEQVSGQSTNTVHHIDEMAQHLDGIFALLEDVKSIADQTNLLALNAAIEAARAGEAGRGFAVVADEVRNLSERSTTFNEQIRKLAHSSKESIAKVRETVSQLASRHMDRSREARHESAAMLENVAQINASLGDGMREISECARSIDGSVAEAVRALQFEDIATQTLSGIHTHLDRLTAINREAVALQELLHRNGGVYDSDLVASLAKVSSRLRDMRVEWERPPHKPVAQQGMGAGTVELF; from the coding sequence ATGTATTCACGTCCACTCATCCGTCTAGCCGCTCCTTTGGCTCTGACCTTGCTGTTTCCCTTCGCTGTCGGATTCGACTGGCCCGCCTCGGTGCGCTGGGCAATCCTGGCGACCATGACCCTTAGTTGGTTGGTTTTCGCTGCCTGGGTGACGTATTCCCAGTTCCGGCGCAACCCGGACCAGACCCGCATCCTGCGCGAGCAGGACCAGCTGCTCAACGAACTGCGTACGTTCGTCAGCAACGAAGTCGACGGTTCGCGCTCGGAAGTCGAGCGTGCCCGCGAACTGATCCGCCAGGCCGTGTCCGGTCTTGGTGGCAGCTTCGAAGCGATGAACCGCAAGTCGCGCCAGCAGAGCCAGGCACTGGCCCGCATCGTCGACCGCGCAGGCGACGATGGCAGTGCCGGCGTCGACGTCGCCCGCTTCGCCCAGCACGCCAGCTCCCGCATGGAGCAATTGGTGGAAGCGCTGGAACAGGTGAGCGGCCAGAGCACCAACACCGTCCATCACATCGATGAGATGGCCCAGCACCTGGATGGCATCTTCGCGTTGCTGGAAGACGTCAAGTCGATCGCCGACCAGACCAACCTGCTGGCGTTGAACGCCGCCATCGAAGCAGCACGTGCCGGCGAAGCCGGTCGCGGCTTCGCGGTGGTGGCCGACGAGGTGCGCAACCTGTCCGAACGCTCCACCACCTTCAACGAACAGATCCGCAAGCTGGCCCACAGCTCCAAGGAATCGATCGCCAAGGTGCGTGAAACGGTCTCGCAGCTGGCCTCGCGTCACATGGACCGCTCCCGCGAGGCGCGCCATGAATCGGCCGCCATGCTGGAGAACGTCGCCCAGATCAACGCCTCGTTGGGCGATGGCATGCGCGAAATCTCCGAGTGCGCTCGGTCCATCGACGGCAGCGTGGCCGAAGCGGTCCGCGCCCTGCAGTTCGAAGACATTGCCACGCAGACCTTGAGCGGGATCCACACCCACCTCGATCGCCTCACCGCGATCAACCGCGAGGCGGTGGCACTGCAGGAACTGCTGCATCGCAATGGAGGCGTCTACGACAGCGACCTGGTTGCGTCGCTGGCCAAGGTGTCCAGCCGTCTGCGCGACATGCGTGTGGAGTGGGAACGCCCGCCACACAAGCCGGTCGCACAGCAGGGCATGGGTGCCGGCACGGTCGAGTTGTTCTAA
- the clpA gene encoding ATP-dependent Clp protease ATP-binding subunit ClpA, with translation MFSKDLEQTIGQCYKRAREARHEFMTVEHLLLSLLDNPSAQAVLKACGADQLRLHNDLEQAIEASVSRLAEDDGRDTQPTLGFQRVLQRAVYHVQSSGKKEVTGANVLVAIFGEKDSHAVYFLNQQDITRLDIVNYLSHGIAKLGEDGEQPSASDGEPKSEGGEGEAKGDALAEYATNLNEQARNGKIDPLVGRADEIERTIQVLCRRRKNNPLYVGEAGVGKTAIAEGLAKRIVDNDVPEVLADAVIFSLDLGALVAGTKYRGDFEKRLKGVLTALKKVPNAVLFIDEIHTIIGAGSASGGTMDASNLIKPALASGELRCIGSTTFQEYRGIFEKDRALARRFQKIDIVEPTVGETFEILQGLKPKYEAHHGVIYADDALQAAVDLSVKHIGDRLLPDKAIDVMDEAGARQRLLPDGVRKELIDIEEIETIVAKMARIPAKQVSATDKDVLQHLERNLKMVIFGQNPAIETLAGSIKLARSGLANPEKPIGNFLFAGPTGVGKTEVTKQLALQLGIELVRFDMSEYMEAHSISRLIGAPPGYVGFDQGGLLTEKIVKTPHCVLLLDEVEKAHPDIFNILLQVMDRGILTDTNGREANFKNVILVMTTNAGATQASRRSIGFTKQDHSTDAMESIRRGFTPEFRNRLDAIVQFQPLGFDHILRVVDKFIIELEMLLQEKHVSLSATPTARDWLAQHGFDPLMGARPMSRVIQEKIKRPLADELLFGKLVEGGRVNIDVKDGELVVEAHPEPERLLPATVD, from the coding sequence ATGTTCAGCAAAGACCTAGAGCAAACAATCGGCCAGTGCTACAAGCGAGCACGCGAGGCGCGTCATGAGTTCATGACCGTCGAGCACCTGCTGCTCTCGCTGCTGGACAACCCTTCTGCGCAAGCCGTGCTCAAGGCCTGCGGGGCGGACCAGTTACGGCTGCACAACGACCTGGAACAGGCAATCGAGGCCTCGGTCTCACGCCTGGCCGAAGACGATGGCCGCGACACCCAGCCCACTCTGGGGTTCCAGCGTGTGCTGCAGCGTGCGGTCTACCACGTGCAGTCCTCGGGCAAGAAGGAAGTCACCGGTGCCAACGTGCTGGTCGCGATCTTTGGCGAAAAAGACTCGCACGCGGTGTATTTCCTGAATCAGCAGGACATCACCCGCCTGGACATCGTCAATTACCTGTCCCACGGCATCGCCAAGCTGGGCGAAGACGGTGAGCAGCCGTCCGCCTCCGACGGCGAGCCCAAGAGCGAGGGCGGGGAGGGCGAGGCCAAAGGCGACGCGCTGGCCGAGTACGCCACCAACCTCAACGAGCAGGCGCGCAACGGCAAGATCGACCCGCTGGTCGGCCGCGCCGATGAGATCGAGCGGACCATCCAGGTCCTGTGCCGTCGCCGCAAGAACAACCCGCTGTACGTGGGCGAGGCCGGCGTGGGCAAGACCGCGATCGCCGAGGGTCTGGCCAAGCGCATCGTCGACAACGACGTGCCGGAAGTGCTCGCCGATGCGGTGATCTTCTCGTTGGACCTGGGCGCGCTGGTCGCCGGCACCAAGTACCGCGGCGACTTCGAAAAGCGCCTCAAGGGCGTACTGACCGCGTTGAAGAAGGTGCCCAACGCGGTGCTGTTCATCGATGAGATCCACACCATCATCGGCGCCGGCTCGGCCTCGGGCGGCACCATGGACGCTTCCAACCTGATCAAGCCGGCACTGGCATCCGGCGAGCTGCGCTGCATCGGCTCGACCACGTTCCAGGAATACCGCGGCATCTTCGAAAAAGACCGTGCATTGGCGCGTCGCTTCCAGAAGATCGACATCGTCGAGCCGACTGTCGGCGAAACCTTCGAGATCCTGCAGGGCCTCAAGCCCAAGTACGAAGCGCACCATGGCGTGATCTATGCCGACGACGCGTTGCAGGCTGCGGTGGACCTGTCGGTCAAGCATATCGGCGACCGCCTGTTGCCGGACAAGGCCATCGATGTGATGGACGAGGCCGGCGCGCGTCAGCGTCTGCTGCCCGATGGCGTGCGCAAGGAGCTGATCGACATCGAGGAGATCGAAACCATCGTGGCCAAGATGGCGCGCATTCCGGCCAAGCAGGTCAGTGCGACCGACAAGGACGTGCTGCAGCATCTGGAGCGCAACCTCAAGATGGTGATCTTCGGCCAGAACCCGGCCATCGAAACCCTGGCCGGTTCGATCAAGCTGGCGCGTTCTGGCCTGGCCAATCCGGAAAAGCCGATCGGCAACTTCCTGTTTGCCGGCCCCACCGGTGTCGGCAAGACCGAGGTGACCAAGCAGCTCGCGCTGCAGTTGGGCATCGAGCTGGTGCGTTTCGACATGTCCGAGTACATGGAAGCGCATTCGATCAGTCGCCTGATCGGCGCGCCTCCGGGCTACGTCGGCTTCGACCAGGGCGGCTTGCTGACCGAGAAGATCGTCAAAACGCCACACTGCGTGCTGTTGCTGGACGAGGTTGAAAAGGCGCACCCGGACATCTTCAACATCCTGTTGCAGGTCATGGATCGCGGCATCCTCACCGACACCAACGGGCGCGAAGCCAACTTCAAGAACGTGATCCTGGTGATGACCACCAACGCCGGTGCCACGCAGGCGTCGCGGCGGTCGATCGGCTTTACCAAGCAGGATCATTCCACCGACGCGATGGAGTCGATCCGCCGCGGCTTCACGCCGGAGTTCCGCAACCGTCTGGACGCGATCGTGCAGTTCCAGCCGTTGGGCTTCGACCACATCCTGCGCGTGGTGGACAAGTTCATCATTGAGCTGGAAATGCTGCTGCAGGAAAAGCACGTCTCGCTGTCGGCGACCCCGACCGCGCGCGATTGGCTGGCCCAGCACGGTTTCGACCCGTTGATGGGCGCGCGCCCGATGTCGCGGGTGATCCAGGAGAAGATCAAGCGTCCGCTGGCCGACGAGCTGCTGTTCGGCAAGCTGGTGGAAGGCGGCCGGGTCAATATCGACGTCAAGGACGGCGAGCTGGTGGTGGAAGCGCATCCGGAACCGGAGCGCTTGTTGCCGGCAACTGTCGACTGA
- the hflD gene encoding high frequency lysogenization protein HflD — MSSSMDHRVLALAGVAQALQQVRRIAETGHSEAATVRTAMDSVFRVDAASPEAVYGSAAAVAPGLRLLHNYFRNQAQDDVLPRLALAVLQLERRFVRDTTTVSTVSGGIASAARQAQNLNDSAHPDVLSALGGLYAQTISHLRPKVMVQGNPHYLGQAGVVAEIRALLLAAVRSAVLWRQMGGSLWDFLFAKRAMSEAVDRALR; from the coding sequence ATGAGTTCTTCCATGGATCACCGTGTGCTGGCGCTTGCCGGCGTCGCACAGGCCTTGCAGCAGGTGCGGCGGATTGCCGAGACCGGCCATTCGGAAGCGGCGACGGTGCGCACCGCCATGGACAGCGTGTTCCGGGTGGATGCGGCATCGCCGGAGGCCGTGTACGGCTCGGCAGCGGCGGTAGCGCCCGGTCTGCGCCTGTTGCACAACTACTTCCGCAACCAGGCGCAGGACGATGTGCTGCCGCGCCTGGCGCTGGCAGTGCTGCAACTGGAGCGCCGTTTCGTACGCGACACCACGACCGTCTCCACGGTGTCCGGCGGCATCGCGTCCGCCGCCCGCCAGGCGCAGAACCTGAACGATAGCGCTCATCCGGATGTGCTCAGTGCGCTGGGCGGGCTGTACGCCCAGACCATCAGCCATCTGCGCCCCAAGGTCATGGTGCAGGGCAACCCGCATTACCTCGGCCAGGCAGGGGTGGTCGCTGAAATCCGTGCATTGTTGCTGGCAGCGGTGCGTTCGGCGGTGCTGTGGCGGCAGATGGGGGGCAGCCTGTGGGATTTCCTGTTTGCCAAACGCGCGATGAGCGAAGCGGTGGACCGCGCGCTGCGCTGA
- the aat gene encoding leucyl/phenylalanyl-tRNA--protein transferase, with amino-acid sequence MSRALPHLLSPDPASPFPPVERALREPDGLLAIGGDLQPQRLLTAYAHGIFPWFSDGQPILWWSPDPRMVFRSDGVRLSSRFKRQLRNCRWTLRADTAFEQVIAACASSPRPGQDGTWITEQMQAAYVDLHHRGHAHSLEVFDGTRLVGGIYGVAVGRMFFGESMFSAESGGSKVALAALAADLHARGWPLIDAQVENPHLLSLGAHHMPRPEFLQHVRRQVGLAEPAGSWSERYGERSVTALGEARLT; translated from the coding sequence ATGTCGCGCGCCCTGCCCCACCTGCTGTCACCTGACCCTGCCAGTCCGTTCCCCCCGGTCGAACGGGCCTTGCGCGAGCCCGATGGCCTGCTCGCCATCGGCGGCGACCTGCAGCCGCAACGCCTGCTCACCGCGTATGCGCACGGCATCTTCCCCTGGTTTTCGGACGGACAACCCATCCTGTGGTGGAGCCCCGACCCGCGCATGGTCTTTCGCAGCGATGGCGTGCGCCTGTCGTCGCGCTTCAAGCGACAGTTGCGCAATTGCCGCTGGACACTGCGTGCCGATACCGCATTTGAACAGGTCATTGCCGCCTGTGCGTCCAGTCCGCGTCCCGGACAGGACGGCACCTGGATTACCGAGCAGATGCAGGCTGCATATGTCGATCTGCACCATCGCGGCCACGCGCATTCACTGGAAGTGTTCGATGGCACGCGCCTGGTCGGCGGCATCTACGGCGTGGCGGTCGGCCGGATGTTCTTCGGGGAAAGCATGTTCAGCGCGGAAAGCGGCGGCTCTAAAGTCGCACTCGCCGCCCTGGCCGCCGACCTGCATGCGCGCGGATGGCCGCTGATCGATGCGCAGGTGGAAAACCCGCACCTGCTCAGCCTGGGTGCGCACCACATGCCACGCCCGGAGTTTCTGCAGCACGTGCGGCGCCAGGTTGGCCTGGCGGAACCGGCCGGCAGCTGGTCCGAACGCTACGGCGAACGGTCCGTCACGGCGCTGGGTGAAGCCCGCTTAACATAA
- a CDS encoding GNAT family N-acetyltransferase, whose protein sequence is MSVTARWCRRLEELQAGAWDALHDGSHPFVSAAFLQGLEREGCLRPDWGWNPLHLTLWQGDTLVAAAPGYLKNNSHGEFVFDHAWAHAYARYGQEYFPKWLCGVPYSPVTGPRLLGAPRWRGYLLAAMRELVERSSLSSAHVNFHLADEDAAFDADWLERNDLQYHWHNTSGWRDFESFLAAMDHKRRKNIRQERAKVQRAGIRMRVVHGDDASQDDLAAMYGFYLKTFNEYGNSPALTPQFLQHLATAMPRQLVMFLADLDGRPIAGALCLRGHDTLYGRYWGGDALPGLHFETCYYQGLEYCLREGLARFEPGAQGEHKIARGFLPTLVRSRHWIADPGFREPLAQWCADEREAVARHAIELADHSPFRD, encoded by the coding sequence ATGAGCGTGACAGCCCGCTGGTGCCGCCGGCTGGAAGAGCTTCAGGCCGGCGCCTGGGACGCGCTGCACGACGGCAGCCACCCCTTCGTCAGCGCTGCATTTCTGCAAGGCCTGGAACGCGAAGGCTGCCTGCGCCCGGACTGGGGCTGGAATCCGCTGCATCTGACCCTGTGGCAGGGCGACACGCTGGTCGCTGCGGCTCCGGGGTATCTGAAGAACAATTCGCACGGCGAGTTCGTGTTCGATCACGCCTGGGCACACGCGTACGCGCGTTACGGGCAGGAGTATTTTCCCAAGTGGCTGTGCGGGGTGCCCTACTCGCCGGTGACCGGCCCGCGCCTGCTCGGCGCGCCTAGATGGCGCGGATACCTGTTGGCCGCGATGCGCGAGCTGGTGGAGCGCAGCAGCCTGTCCTCGGCGCACGTGAATTTTCATCTGGCCGATGAAGATGCCGCATTCGATGCCGATTGGCTGGAACGCAACGACCTGCAATACCACTGGCACAACACCAGCGGCTGGCGCGATTTCGAAAGTTTTCTGGCGGCGATGGACCACAAGCGCCGCAAGAACATCCGCCAGGAACGGGCCAAGGTGCAGCGGGCCGGTATCCGCATGCGCGTGGTGCATGGCGACGACGCCAGCCAGGACGACCTGGCCGCGATGTACGGCTTCTATCTGAAGACCTTCAACGAGTACGGCAATTCGCCCGCGCTGACGCCGCAGTTCCTGCAGCACCTGGCAACGGCCATGCCGCGCCAGCTGGTGATGTTCCTGGCCGATCTCGATGGCCGCCCGATCGCCGGCGCGCTGTGCCTGCGCGGCCACGACACCCTGTACGGGCGTTACTGGGGCGGCGACGCCCTGCCCGGCCTGCACTTCGAAACTTGCTACTACCAGGGCCTGGAGTATTGCCTGCGCGAGGGCCTGGCCCGCTTCGAGCCCGGCGCGCAGGGCGAGCACAAGATCGCACGCGGCTTTCTGCCGACACTGGTCCGCAGCCGCCACTGGATCGCCGACCCCGGTTTCCGCGAACCGCTGGCGCAGTGGTGCGCCGACGAGCGCGAGGCCGTGGCCAGGCATGCGATAGAACTGGCAGACCACAGCCCGTTTCGCGACTGA